One region of Sulfuriroseicoccus oceanibius genomic DNA includes:
- a CDS encoding stage II sporulation protein M, whose translation MKEPEFIDEHSAMWERFEEDLKVLEKRSVVGDAVMTSRTFSQVCHHLALARHRMYGAELCERLNALVSRGSRFFSKPRRSSAAEVWYFLTAGFPATVRKEWRLFWISTLVFLIPFVWAALAVGNDSEWAHAILGADGMESVEKMYGKGADLETFRGEFDSNFMMWAFYVWNNVRIDFQMVAGGLLAGVGTLFFLLFNGVFLGAFTGWVHQSGDPQKFYSFVVGHSSLEMVGMLIAGMAGLRIGCGILFPGRLRRGVALADAAKRALPMIYGSGLMTFFAAFIEGFWSAQDVPVSAKYWAGGAGWLLLVAYFLLAGRGKEALPR comes from the coding sequence ATGAAAGAGCCAGAGTTTATCGACGAACACAGTGCGATGTGGGAGCGCTTTGAGGAGGATCTTAAAGTGCTTGAGAAGCGCTCGGTGGTTGGGGATGCGGTGATGACGTCGCGGACGTTCTCACAGGTCTGTCATCATTTGGCATTGGCTCGTCATCGGATGTACGGAGCCGAACTGTGCGAGCGCTTGAATGCGTTGGTCAGCCGTGGAAGCCGATTCTTCAGCAAACCACGACGGTCGTCTGCTGCTGAGGTTTGGTATTTTTTGACGGCGGGTTTTCCTGCCACGGTGAGGAAGGAGTGGCGGCTTTTCTGGATCAGCACCTTGGTGTTTTTGATTCCGTTTGTGTGGGCGGCACTTGCGGTGGGCAATGACAGTGAATGGGCCCACGCGATCCTGGGAGCCGATGGAATGGAAAGCGTCGAGAAGATGTATGGCAAAGGGGCGGATTTGGAGACGTTTCGAGGTGAGTTTGACTCCAACTTTATGATGTGGGCGTTCTATGTTTGGAACAACGTACGCATCGACTTTCAAATGGTAGCGGGCGGGTTGCTTGCCGGTGTCGGGACGTTGTTCTTTTTGTTGTTCAACGGCGTGTTTTTGGGTGCGTTCACAGGGTGGGTTCATCAGTCGGGAGATCCGCAGAAGTTTTACTCATTTGTGGTGGGGCATTCCTCGTTGGAGATGGTGGGGATGTTGATTGCCGGGATGGCTGGCCTGAGGATCGGTTGTGGGATCTTGTTTCCAGGTCGGTTGAGGCGTGGAGTGGCTTTGGCGGATGCGGCGAAGCGGGCGTTGCCGATGATCTATGGATCGGGTTTGATGACGTTCTTTGCGGCGTTCATCGAGGGGTTCTGGTCTGCCCAGGATGTGCCGGTCAGTGCGAAGTACTGGGCTGGTGGTGCGGGTTGGTTGCTACTTGTGGCGTACTTTTTATTGGCTGGTCGCGGAAAGGAGGCGTTGCCTCGATGA
- a CDS encoding RDD family protein yields the protein MSASPSRSQPLIDTLQVVELAEGVEVQLPVAGVVARAHAFMIDTLIRVFLISLIVGAVALAAMWLFGQGVGIGIYLVGSFLADWFYFVYFEYFRGGVTPGKKSVGLRVVQESGQPITLGQSILRNFLRYVDTFPAVFSLVGVASMVLSGRSQRLGDLAAGTLVIYTDQEKLYPAMLRQVAPPMELPAEVPPVMLTRTEQRAVTDFVERAGIWTDERREELANLVTPLTRASGVEGVRRLVSYNAWFKR from the coding sequence ATGTCAGCATCCCCGTCCCGAAGTCAGCCATTGATCGACACCTTGCAGGTGGTCGAGTTGGCGGAAGGGGTGGAAGTGCAGTTGCCGGTGGCGGGTGTGGTGGCGCGGGCTCACGCGTTTATGATCGATACTTTGATTCGTGTGTTTTTGATCTCATTGATCGTTGGTGCGGTGGCGTTGGCGGCGATGTGGTTGTTCGGGCAGGGAGTGGGGATTGGTATCTATTTGGTGGGGAGCTTTCTCGCCGATTGGTTTTACTTTGTGTATTTCGAGTACTTCCGTGGCGGCGTGACACCGGGGAAGAAGTCGGTGGGTTTGCGGGTCGTGCAGGAGTCGGGGCAACCGATCACGTTGGGGCAGTCGATCTTGAGGAATTTCCTGCGTTATGTGGACACGTTCCCTGCGGTCTTTAGTTTGGTAGGAGTGGCGAGCATGGTGTTGTCTGGCCGGTCGCAACGGTTGGGCGACTTGGCAGCTGGGACGTTGGTGATTTATACCGACCAGGAAAAGTTGTACCCGGCGATGTTGCGGCAGGTGGCGCCGCCGATGGAGCTGCCGGCAGAGGTGCCGCCGGTGATGCTGACGCGAACCGAGCAGCGGGCTGTGACGGATTTTGTCGAGAGGGCGGGGATCTGGACCGACGAGCGGCGTGAAGAATTGGCGAACTTGGTGACTCCGCTGACGCGGGCGTCGGGAGTCGAGGGCGTGCGGCGGTTGGTCTCGTACAATGCGTGGTTCAAGCGTTAA
- a CDS encoding YnbE family lipoprotein translates to MKPTHLVQWIAALVLLPGAVSCASVKVEPIEVKPIEINVNVRMTVERELDDFFSDLDEQEAEIVN, encoded by the coding sequence ATGAAACCGACTCATCTCGTTCAATGGATTGCCGCTCTCGTGTTGTTACCTGGAGCGGTTTCGTGTGCCTCGGTGAAGGTCGAGCCGATCGAAGTGAAGCCGATTGAGATCAACGTGAACGTGCGGATGACGGTGGAGCGGGAGTTGGACGACTTCTTCAGCGATCTCGACGAACAGGAAGCCGAAATTGTGAACTGA
- the trkA gene encoding Trk system potassium transporter TrkA produces the protein MNIIILGAGEIGRHMALSLSIDDHSTVVIEQDDSVARDLEEQLDARVICADGASAEVLIEAGAAGCDLFLALTSSNTINLVASKVAKTLGAKKTICRVHPGVQREQWIFDYRREFEIDHIFSSENLAAIELAKFIRNPNSVLVEEIARGRVELQQVSVGVAADVVGKTLRELELPARVRVGLVIRDGVGRIPKADDVLAPGDLLTLFGEPRKLESVVVRMRGKTAKDKPKRVVLFGGGEYGYSVAQMLQDWNCRLRIFEQDPDRCEWLTSTLENTTVINADGTSITELREEQVGEADFFVATTGSDEDNVMTCLQAKSLGTESCITLVHRADYADVISQNHGTLGIRAAVSPREATRRELMRFVTSDRFHTMKRFPGAELIELAVPEGSPIVGKMIRELNWPQGCGLVARVHDIHAEVPSADDVLEDGDNLFALVEPDAKKAFVKLVIKG, from the coding sequence ATGAACATTATCATTCTGGGAGCTGGCGAGATTGGGCGCCACATGGCGTTGAGTCTTTCGATCGATGATCACAGTACGGTGGTGATCGAGCAGGACGATTCGGTGGCCCGCGATCTTGAGGAGCAACTGGATGCGCGCGTGATTTGTGCGGATGGGGCGTCGGCCGAGGTGTTGATTGAAGCGGGAGCCGCTGGGTGTGATTTGTTTTTGGCGCTGACCAGCAGCAACACGATCAACCTGGTGGCGTCGAAGGTGGCGAAGACGCTGGGGGCGAAGAAGACGATTTGCCGCGTGCATCCCGGGGTGCAGCGGGAGCAATGGATTTTCGACTACCGCCGGGAGTTTGAGATCGACCACATTTTCTCGAGTGAGAACCTGGCAGCCATTGAGCTGGCGAAGTTCATCCGCAACCCGAACTCGGTTTTGGTCGAGGAAATCGCACGCGGACGGGTGGAGCTGCAGCAGGTGTCCGTCGGGGTGGCCGCTGATGTGGTTGGCAAGACCTTGCGTGAGCTGGAGCTGCCGGCGCGGGTGCGCGTCGGATTGGTGATCCGCGATGGAGTGGGGCGCATTCCCAAGGCCGACGATGTGTTGGCACCGGGGGATTTGCTGACGCTTTTCGGTGAACCTCGGAAGCTGGAGTCGGTGGTGGTGCGGATGCGTGGCAAGACGGCCAAGGACAAACCAAAACGCGTGGTGTTGTTTGGCGGTGGCGAGTACGGTTATTCGGTGGCGCAGATGCTGCAGGACTGGAACTGCCGGTTGCGCATTTTTGAACAGGATCCCGATCGCTGCGAGTGGCTGACCTCCACGTTGGAAAACACGACGGTGATCAATGCGGACGGGACGTCGATCACCGAGCTGCGCGAGGAGCAGGTGGGCGAGGCGGACTTCTTCGTGGCGACCACCGGAAGTGACGAGGATAACGTGATGACTTGTCTGCAGGCGAAGAGTCTGGGGACTGAGAGTTGCATCACGCTGGTTCACCGGGCGGACTACGCGGATGTGATCTCGCAGAACCATGGAACGCTCGGGATCCGGGCTGCGGTGTCGCCGCGCGAGGCGACGCGGCGTGAGTTGATGCGCTTTGTGACGTCTGACCGCTTCCATACGATGAAACGATTCCCTGGTGCGGAGTTGATCGAGTTGGCGGTGCCTGAGGGGTCGCCGATTGTTGGGAAGATGATCCGCGAGCTGAACTGGCCGCAGGGTTGCGGGTTGGTGGCACGGGTGCACGACATTCATGCCGAGGTGCCATCCGCCGACGATGTGCTCGAGGACGGGGACAATTTGTTTGCGCTGGTGGAGCCGGATGCGAAAAAGGCATTCGTGAAACTGGTCATCAAGGGCTGA
- a CDS encoding YdbL family protein, with the protein MKRSITTMLAVVAMTVAVAPSVRAENLGTVKSRMEQRLADVVSLKQRGAVGEDNRGYLSVRGQVSAAENALVQAENADRKMVYAAIAKKTNASVESVGAKRAAQVRKAAPKGTWVQKPDGKWVEVS; encoded by the coding sequence ATGAAACGATCGATTACAACAATGTTGGCCGTGGTGGCGATGACGGTGGCCGTGGCTCCGTCGGTGCGGGCGGAGAACCTTGGCACGGTGAAATCCCGGATGGAGCAGCGTCTTGCCGATGTGGTTTCGCTGAAGCAACGCGGTGCCGTGGGTGAGGACAACCGTGGCTACCTGAGCGTGCGTGGCCAGGTGAGTGCGGCGGAGAATGCGCTGGTTCAGGCGGAGAATGCGGACCGCAAGATGGTTTATGCCGCGATTGCGAAGAAGACGAATGCGAGTGTCGAGAGTGTGGGCGCGAAGCGTGCGGCGCAGGTGCGCAAGGCCGCTCCGAAGGGGACGTGGGTGCAGAAGCCTGATGGGAAATGGGTGGAAGTGTCCTAG
- a CDS encoding TrkH family potassium uptake protein — protein MNYRLLSKIFGSLLLLLSFTMLCCAGFAWYEKWHGVVNHGAHALSMGTGITALSGVVLLLLGARCKVEILRKEAVVVVGFGWILSAVFGAVPYLFSSPSLSPAAAVFESMSGFTTTGSTTIASLSEWPRSLLLWRATTQWLGGLGILVLFVALLTYLGVGSKSLFRFESSLRLGEASQTQIRRTARILLIVYAGLTTVAIVGLNVLGMSIYDAVAHAFTAVSTGGFSPYDSSVGHFQSTPIEMFLVVIMLLASMNFLFYAAVIKKGTSRIRSEEEGRWFLIIVLVSALTIAANLWFGGMQREAGPYYGAPQDAFYDALFMVSSIITTTGFGSAWRTAETAPLGYDQWPTFSVAILLVLMMMGGCAGSTAGGIKVGRIVLFFKMMRQEVVQSFRPKQVFNIFLNKHPAGDAARSVPFYVAIVGATLVAGTVLLSLFEPGKNFDTCFTAAIATLFNIGPGISEVGPTQTFAGFSGASYVLMSLLMVLGRLEMFAVLVLFMPSLWRRY, from the coding sequence ATGAACTACCGCCTGCTATCGAAGATATTTGGATCGTTGTTGCTCTTGTTGAGCTTCACGATGTTGTGCTGTGCCGGTTTTGCCTGGTATGAGAAGTGGCACGGTGTGGTGAACCACGGGGCGCATGCGCTTTCGATGGGGACGGGGATTACCGCACTGAGCGGGGTGGTGTTGTTGCTCTTGGGCGCGCGCTGCAAGGTGGAGATTCTGAGGAAAGAGGCAGTGGTGGTTGTAGGATTCGGGTGGATTTTATCGGCGGTGTTTGGGGCGGTGCCTTATTTGTTTTCCTCACCGTCGCTTTCTCCTGCTGCCGCTGTGTTCGAATCGATGTCCGGGTTCACGACGACGGGTTCGACGACGATTGCATCGTTATCCGAGTGGCCGCGGTCGTTGTTGTTATGGCGTGCCACGACGCAGTGGCTTGGGGGCTTGGGGATTCTGGTATTGTTCGTGGCGTTGCTGACCTACCTGGGGGTGGGTTCCAAGAGTTTGTTCCGCTTTGAGTCGTCATTGCGGTTGGGCGAGGCGTCGCAGACGCAGATCCGCCGCACGGCGCGGATTTTGCTGATTGTGTATGCGGGGCTGACGACGGTGGCGATTGTCGGGCTCAATGTGTTGGGGATGTCGATCTACGATGCGGTGGCGCATGCGTTTACCGCGGTTTCGACCGGTGGGTTCAGTCCGTATGACTCGTCGGTTGGTCATTTCCAGAGTACGCCGATCGAGATGTTTCTGGTGGTGATCATGTTGCTGGCGAGCATGAACTTCTTGTTCTATGCCGCGGTGATTAAAAAGGGAACCAGCCGGATCCGGAGCGAAGAGGAAGGTCGGTGGTTCTTGATCATCGTGTTGGTCTCGGCGCTTACAATTGCTGCCAACTTGTGGTTCGGCGGTATGCAGCGTGAGGCGGGTCCGTACTACGGTGCGCCGCAGGATGCGTTTTATGATGCGTTGTTCATGGTGAGTTCCATCATCACGACGACGGGGTTTGGTTCGGCGTGGCGCACGGCGGAAACGGCTCCGCTCGGGTATGACCAGTGGCCGACGTTCTCCGTGGCGATTCTGTTGGTCTTGATGATGATGGGCGGCTGTGCCGGAAGTACCGCAGGTGGCATCAAGGTCGGGCGGATTGTGCTGTTCTTCAAAATGATGCGCCAGGAGGTGGTGCAGTCGTTCCGTCCAAAGCAGGTTTTCAATATTTTCCTCAACAAACATCCGGCAGGAGATGCGGCGCGCAGCGTGCCGTTCTATGTGGCGATTGTGGGGGCGACTCTGGTTGCCGGTACCGTATTGCTGAGTTTGTTTGAGCCGGGGAAGAACTTCGACACCTGCTTTACCGCGGCGATTGCGACTTTGTTTAACATTGGTCCGGGGATCTCGGAGGTGGGGCCGACTCAGACATTCGCTGGATTCAGCGGTGCGAGCTATGTACTGATGTCCTTGCTGATGGTGCTCGGCCGCTTGGAAATGTTTGCGGTGTTGGTGTTGTTCATGCCGTCGCTTTGGAGGCGGTACTAG
- a CDS encoding intermembrane phospholipid transport protein YdbH family protein produces MRPKKRLWLRLTWLTIGLLLGLVVFVSVGLPRMIERRLTNALRAAGVDDVEMRVRSVGFDRLVIDEVELGADGWSARADKVTAGYSWRDLRESQLKELWIDGLEVDVFLPSGAGESGWETDARDPAAGEVADDGSADFGWVHSARDGIGRLGEVDANGAVVTIHRDGESVARDFDFRARCHPFESMAYFNSLEFEGRFFIQNSDPTAVGTHMNLVLQLEDMGSVLGLADVVFGAEFTLPDNLSVGDRGLVWMDSEVKAEVIEYGRVGGGFEDVIYDNGVVRVGADRLRWSWGAIESGCPLEFDFGVKQFELSGEGGVVLGMVSGSDPRVNGEVRFGADGTEVVIAVKDLALAGEENGVAYQLDDIDLNGEMRGVQLKVNGALSLGGNRLPLTYQHAYQSYGDAWELAGWAGVAECELTEPVDTLGVVLKELAGSAFSGGIGGSMEFASAHDRAFDGALEVAVKKGELGLADGPVFHGIDGTIALPSLASGATDGFQQVSVESVDAWDVELVELVGEYQLLADGGVKLRGVSAGFLGGRVAVDPFTMPGGDEDYGFTLRLKNLDVAQVAGLFPEFNGTVSGRLDGVLPIQNRNGLFWPQRGSLTLTKGTKGRLRYDAQGAFSAGLDPRSDDYKKMKMVEDSLENLELKVLSLRLFDPDDEGKAVVVRIEGESPDVREAPPIILNVNGFMPEDEVLGYFDLLFRHRDKLNFGL; encoded by the coding sequence ATGCGACCGAAGAAGCGGCTGTGGCTGCGATTGACCTGGCTGACGATTGGGTTGTTGCTGGGCTTGGTGGTTTTTGTGTCGGTTGGTTTGCCGCGGATGATCGAGCGTAGGTTGACGAATGCGTTGCGGGCTGCCGGAGTGGACGATGTGGAAATGCGTGTGCGGTCGGTTGGGTTCGATCGGTTGGTGATCGATGAGGTGGAGCTGGGTGCGGACGGATGGTCGGCGCGGGCGGACAAAGTGACTGCGGGGTATTCGTGGCGGGATCTGCGGGAATCGCAGCTCAAGGAGCTGTGGATCGACGGGCTGGAGGTGGATGTGTTTTTACCGTCGGGTGCGGGTGAGTCCGGTTGGGAGACCGATGCAAGAGATCCTGCCGCGGGGGAGGTTGCGGATGACGGTTCGGCGGACTTTGGTTGGGTGCATTCCGCGCGCGACGGGATCGGTCGTTTGGGGGAAGTCGACGCCAATGGGGCCGTGGTGACGATTCATCGCGACGGGGAGTCGGTGGCCAGGGATTTTGATTTCCGCGCGCGGTGTCATCCGTTCGAGAGTATGGCGTACTTCAATTCGCTTGAATTTGAGGGGAGGTTCTTTATTCAGAATTCGGATCCTACGGCAGTCGGAACCCACATGAACCTTGTCTTGCAGCTTGAGGATATGGGCTCGGTGTTGGGGTTGGCTGATGTAGTTTTCGGGGCTGAGTTCACTCTCCCGGATAATCTCTCCGTGGGCGATCGCGGGTTGGTTTGGATGGACAGTGAGGTGAAGGCTGAGGTGATCGAGTATGGTAGAGTCGGAGGGGGCTTTGAGGATGTGATCTATGACAATGGAGTGGTTCGCGTGGGAGCGGATCGACTGCGTTGGAGTTGGGGGGCGATTGAGTCTGGATGTCCGTTGGAGTTTGATTTCGGGGTAAAGCAATTCGAGCTGTCTGGAGAGGGCGGCGTGGTGCTGGGAATGGTGAGTGGTAGCGATCCAAGGGTGAATGGCGAAGTGCGCTTCGGAGCCGACGGAACTGAGGTGGTCATCGCAGTGAAGGATCTGGCTCTCGCGGGCGAGGAGAATGGGGTTGCCTATCAATTGGATGATATCGACTTGAATGGGGAGATGCGCGGCGTGCAGTTGAAGGTGAACGGTGCGCTGAGCCTCGGCGGGAACCGGCTGCCGTTGACTTACCAACATGCCTATCAATCCTATGGGGACGCGTGGGAGCTGGCTGGGTGGGCTGGGGTTGCGGAATGTGAGCTTACCGAGCCGGTCGATACGTTGGGTGTGGTGCTGAAGGAATTGGCGGGCTCCGCGTTTTCGGGTGGGATTGGTGGGAGTATGGAGTTTGCGTCGGCGCATGACCGGGCGTTCGATGGGGCTTTGGAAGTGGCGGTGAAAAAGGGAGAGCTTGGGTTGGCGGACGGCCCGGTCTTTCATGGGATCGATGGGACGATCGCTCTGCCGTCGCTTGCGTCGGGGGCGACGGATGGGTTTCAGCAGGTATCGGTCGAATCGGTCGATGCGTGGGACGTTGAGCTGGTGGAACTGGTGGGCGAATACCAACTGCTTGCCGACGGTGGGGTGAAGCTGCGTGGGGTGTCGGCTGGGTTTCTTGGTGGACGGGTTGCGGTGGATCCGTTCACGATGCCCGGTGGCGATGAGGACTATGGGTTCACGCTGCGCTTGAAGAATTTGGACGTGGCTCAGGTGGCCGGATTGTTTCCCGAGTTCAATGGAACGGTGAGCGGCCGGCTCGACGGCGTGCTGCCGATTCAGAACCGCAACGGGCTTTTTTGGCCGCAGCGGGGGAGTCTGACTTTGACCAAGGGGACCAAAGGGAGGCTGAGGTACGATGCGCAAGGCGCGTTCAGCGCGGGGCTGGATCCGCGCAGCGACGATTACAAGAAGATGAAGATGGTCGAGGATTCGCTGGAGAACCTCGAGCTCAAGGTGTTGTCGTTGCGCTTGTTTGATCCTGACGATGAAGGCAAGGCGGTGGTGGTGCGGATCGAAGGTGAGTCGCCGGACGTGCGCGAGGCACCGCCGATTATTCTGAACGTGAATGGGTTCATGCCCGAGGACGAGGTGCTGGGGTATTTTGATTTATTGTTCCGGCACCGGGATAAATTGAATTTTGGGCTGTGA
- a CDS encoding S8 family serine peptidase codes for MRSWRLFDKGVVALSFAAGIGAAVASGAGDDAAKQAREELKAKVMEESPFFDASVTPAYSADEFRKQLSQLPEVFGEGFEMNLSNLAAQMLQGQQIAQRSDQNQFKTYELARAQGLRTEGVTKDGHRFELRGFDSNGKPYYIHAFNYTSRTTQGVHMIGEGTERNLTGAGLLAGVWDAGGVLATHVELDGRVTQVDLPDDLDNHATHVAGTIGASGVQELALGMAPNVTIMAHDWDNDLGEMLALAGTTRFSGVTDLLVSNHSYGLIGGFININTPEDPLYLWLGDDPPARFDPKHGGYIESAPLVDALVYNSKYYLPVIAAGNDGDQPGPEPGDDWAIIDPEDIFGIAIVEDYNPALDPESVQARDGYDSIGGALGLGKNVLTVGAATDGVAGYEEEFEDDGDTEFLGSTGSPKGERQQAKVRIARFSSRGPTDDGRIKPEVVANGTGVLSPVANFDDAYDRYSGTSMAAPSAAGAIVLLQEQAITSGAGGALRADTMKALLCHTAFDLGNFGPDYIYGFGLIDAAKASDFIALQRSTLVPGDSKPIHEGRVFLTDIGNGYRLTQYKAQVNGGGPLKITLSWLDLPGEELEGGNNRTRTLVNNLDLRVYSPSGEVFRPWVLDLENPEDPAVPGDNQVDNIEQVYIPNPEEGEYTVLVIASEFDAEVTAQEYAVVVDGVSAFRQEPIGDTTPIDPIDYPFEIIPVEPNVPDEIAEAVVKQMNVFRVPIYATAGTPDAKMRLVGDLLAEYIDNDEDGIADNGPVVNEIERNGSMVVMFASAQEYELALEEGTINGAALNTKEVQIIFANEVSKSLPRGHAEEARSKLLKLILRNGFSEFERYAEFFAETEDSVLGGLMLKARGTLDKEDPEYNIRGWYHVVSTDEARLVSEYFYYVMGSRIGLFDGKGVGRNVEVFWDLYNEEKLRGGDPFAFLLVNKPQYKMPRRLPDGDYRPDRTPPGIPFF; via the coding sequence ATGAGATCTTGGAGACTTTTTGATAAAGGGGTAGTGGCGCTATCGTTTGCCGCGGGAATCGGTGCTGCGGTAGCCTCGGGTGCTGGGGACGACGCTGCGAAGCAGGCGCGCGAAGAACTGAAAGCCAAGGTCATGGAGGAGTCTCCGTTCTTTGATGCTTCTGTAACGCCAGCCTACTCCGCTGATGAGTTCCGCAAGCAGTTGTCACAGTTGCCCGAAGTGTTCGGCGAAGGGTTTGAGATGAACCTGAGCAACCTGGCGGCGCAGATGTTGCAGGGGCAGCAGATCGCACAGCGTTCCGATCAGAATCAATTCAAGACCTATGAGTTGGCGCGTGCCCAAGGCTTGCGAACCGAGGGCGTGACCAAAGATGGGCATCGCTTCGAGCTGCGAGGATTTGATAGCAATGGCAAGCCGTATTATATCCACGCATTCAACTACACCTCACGTACTACGCAGGGCGTCCATATGATCGGTGAGGGGACCGAGCGGAATCTGACTGGAGCCGGTTTGTTGGCAGGTGTTTGGGACGCTGGTGGTGTGTTGGCAACCCACGTCGAACTCGATGGCCGGGTCACTCAGGTGGATCTGCCGGATGACTTGGACAACCACGCAACACACGTAGCAGGGACCATTGGTGCGAGCGGGGTGCAAGAGTTGGCTCTTGGCATGGCTCCGAACGTCACGATCATGGCCCATGATTGGGATAACGATCTGGGGGAGATGCTGGCGCTTGCTGGGACGACTCGCTTCAGTGGTGTGACTGATTTGTTGGTGTCCAACCACTCGTATGGATTGATCGGTGGCTTTATAAATATCAACACGCCGGAAGATCCACTTTATCTTTGGTTAGGGGATGACCCGCCTGCCCGTTTCGATCCAAAGCACGGTGGATACATTGAAAGTGCGCCTCTAGTGGATGCTCTGGTGTACAATAGTAAGTACTATCTTCCAGTGATTGCTGCAGGTAACGACGGTGATCAGCCAGGGCCTGAGCCTGGCGACGATTGGGCGATCATCGATCCAGAAGATATTTTTGGAATCGCAATCGTTGAGGATTATAACCCGGCATTGGACCCAGAGAGTGTGCAGGCTCGCGATGGTTATGATTCTATCGGTGGTGCACTTGGATTGGGTAAGAACGTGCTGACCGTGGGGGCTGCCACGGATGGCGTGGCTGGCTACGAAGAAGAGTTTGAAGATGACGGGGACACTGAGTTCCTTGGTTCGACTGGTTCACCTAAGGGTGAGCGCCAGCAAGCTAAAGTGCGGATTGCTCGCTTCTCGTCGAGAGGTCCAACCGATGACGGGCGGATCAAGCCGGAAGTCGTGGCAAATGGTACAGGCGTTCTGTCACCGGTTGCCAACTTCGACGATGCCTACGACCGCTACAGTGGTACAAGTATGGCCGCACCAAGTGCTGCTGGTGCCATCGTTTTGCTGCAGGAGCAGGCGATCACCTCCGGAGCTGGCGGCGCATTGCGTGCGGACACCATGAAGGCGTTGCTTTGTCATACCGCTTTCGATCTTGGTAACTTCGGTCCTGACTACATCTACGGCTTCGGATTGATCGACGCAGCGAAAGCCTCTGATTTCATTGCGCTTCAGCGTTCGACTTTGGTTCCGGGAGATAGCAAGCCAATCCACGAAGGTCGTGTCTTCTTGACTGACATTGGAAACGGCTACCGTCTGACGCAGTACAAGGCGCAGGTGAATGGTGGAGGCCCTTTGAAGATCACTCTCAGTTGGCTCGACCTTCCTGGTGAAGAGCTTGAAGGTGGTAACAACCGGACACGCACACTGGTGAACAACCTCGACTTGCGCGTGTATTCTCCATCAGGTGAAGTTTTCCGTCCATGGGTGCTTGATCTTGAGAACCCTGAGGATCCTGCGGTTCCGGGTGACAACCAGGTGGACAACATTGAGCAGGTCTATATTCCTAATCCAGAGGAAGGTGAGTACACCGTGTTGGTGATTGCCAGCGAGTTTGATGCCGAGGTGACCGCTCAGGAGTACGCTGTTGTGGTTGACGGTGTGTCCGCGTTTAGGCAAGAGCCGATCGGTGACACCACTCCGATTGACCCGATTGACTATCCATTCGAGATCATTCCGGTTGAGCCGAATGTGCCTGATGAGATCGCCGAGGCGGTGGTCAAGCAGATGAATGTTTTCCGCGTGCCGATTTATGCAACAGCTGGCACTCCGGACGCAAAGATGCGTTTGGTGGGTGACCTCCTTGCCGAGTACATCGATAACGACGAAGACGGCATCGCTGATAACGGTCCGGTGGTCAACGAGATTGAGCGTAATGGCTCGATGGTCGTGATGTTCGCCAGCGCTCAGGAATATGAGTTGGCGTTGGAGGAAGGAACCATCAACGGAGCGGCTCTGAACACCAAGGAAGTTCAGATCATCTTCGCGAACGAAGTTTCCAAGAGTTTGCCTCGTGGACATGCCGAGGAAGCTCGATCCAAGCTGCTCAAGCTGATCTTGCGCAATGGATTCTCTGAATTCGAGCGCTATGCCGAGTTCTTCGCTGAAACCGAAGACAGCGTGCTTGGTGGCTTGATGCTCAAGGCTCGTGGAACGCTCGACAAGGAAGATCCAGAGTACAACATCCGCGGGTGGTACCATGTGGTCTCAACCGACGAGGCGCGTCTCGTTTCCGAGTACTTCTACTATGTCATGGGCAGCCGCATCGGATTGTTTGACGGCAAAGGTGTTGGTCGCAACGTCGAGGTGTTCTGGGATTTGTACAACGAGGAGAAGTTGCGTGGCGGTGACCCGTTCGCCTTCCTTCTGGTGAACAAGCCGCAGTACAAGATGCCGCGTCGTTTGCCGGATGGTGACTATCGTCCGGATCGTACACCGCCAGGTATCCCATTCTTCTAA